The Streptomyces sp. NBC_00162 genome window below encodes:
- a CDS encoding ABC transporter permease — MTGPTPTGATPSGATTTAEGQPQGYSSPLPTPRPHLGHALASEWTKLISVRSTLWTLGSLVLTVVGIGLLFVVQTNSGDYVEISFTTPALFGLLVGQIAVMVLGVLTITSEHASGLVRTTFTASPERHRVLTAKYLVFSITAFVTIAMSVFLVGMAAALVHNGAAAGVHSLSEWFGALVGCLYVTLLGVLGLAVGALVRHSAGAIAVMLGVVTLPPVIGGMLSIWEASAPIGKVIIERNAPVALMQLFGMEEGAGGAPMPSNLSHMLIILLVTGGAVAASYATVTRRDV; from the coding sequence ATGACCGGCCCCACGCCCACCGGCGCCACGCCCAGCGGCGCGACGACGACCGCGGAGGGGCAGCCGCAGGGCTACAGCTCTCCGCTGCCGACACCGCGGCCGCACCTGGGGCACGCCCTGGCCTCGGAGTGGACCAAGCTGATCTCGGTCCGCTCCACCCTGTGGACGCTCGGCTCCCTCGTGCTGACCGTCGTGGGCATCGGGCTGCTCTTCGTCGTGCAGACCAATTCCGGGGACTACGTGGAGATCTCCTTCACCACGCCCGCCCTGTTCGGTCTGCTGGTCGGGCAGATCGCGGTGATGGTCCTCGGCGTCCTGACGATCACGTCGGAGCACGCCAGCGGGCTGGTGCGGACCACCTTCACCGCCTCCCCAGAGCGGCACCGCGTGCTGACCGCGAAGTACCTCGTCTTCAGCATCACGGCCTTCGTCACGATCGCCATGTCCGTGTTCCTCGTCGGCATGGCCGCGGCCCTGGTGCACAACGGCGCCGCCGCCGGCGTGCACTCGCTCAGCGAGTGGTTCGGCGCGCTGGTGGGCTGCCTCTACGTCACCCTGCTCGGGGTGCTCGGCCTCGCCGTCGGGGCGCTCGTGCGGCATTCCGCCGGGGCGATCGCCGTGATGCTGGGCGTCGTCACGCTGCCGCCGGTGATAGGCGGGATGCTCAGCATCTGGGAGGCGTCCGCGCCCATCGGGAAGGTGATCATCGAGCGCAACGCGCCGGTGGCGCTGATGCAGCTGTTCGGCATGGAGGAGGGCGCGGGTGGCGCACCGATGCCCAGCAACCTCTCGCACATGCTGATCATCCTGCTGGTCACCGGCGGCGCGGTGGCCGCCTCGTACGCGACGGTCACCCGCCGGGACGTGTAG
- a CDS encoding ABC transporter ATP-binding protein, whose translation MIEAVGLTKRFGAKTAVDQLSFQVRPGHVTGFLGPNGSGKSTTMRMIVGLDRPTSGHVTINGRPFRELPNAQRHVGALLDAKAMHGGRRARTHLLAIAQLSGIPERRVDEVLAVVGLQDVARQRTKGFSLGMGQRLGIATALLGDPQVLLFDEPVNGLDPEGILWVRNLMRRLASEGRTVLVSSHLMSEMALTADHLIVIGRGRLLADMGTQEFITHNSAGFARVRAADTDPDGRDSLGTTLTKAGARVLQEPDGALRVTGLDLPRISDLAHEAGVRLWELSPHRASLEEAYMRMTQSSLEYTSTEDPRAELWEPEPLTVPAWEDEPATPEIPQTGFYAPPPPGAGGRPFLMPSDPGELARAARNTTADSQEDTR comes from the coding sequence ATGATCGAGGCAGTCGGCCTGACCAAGCGCTTCGGCGCCAAGACCGCCGTCGACCAGCTGTCGTTCCAGGTCAGGCCGGGTCACGTGACCGGTTTCCTGGGGCCCAACGGCTCCGGGAAATCCACCACCATGCGCATGATCGTCGGCCTCGACCGGCCCACCTCCGGTCATGTCACGATCAACGGCCGCCCCTTCCGGGAGCTGCCGAACGCCCAGCGGCACGTCGGGGCCCTGCTCGACGCCAAGGCCATGCACGGCGGCCGCCGGGCCCGTACCCACCTGCTCGCCATCGCCCAGCTCTCCGGGATCCCGGAGAGGCGGGTGGACGAGGTCCTGGCCGTGGTCGGCCTGCAGGACGTCGCCCGGCAGCGTACGAAGGGCTTCTCGCTCGGCATGGGCCAGCGGCTCGGCATCGCCACCGCCCTGCTCGGGGACCCGCAGGTGCTGCTGTTCGACGAGCCGGTCAACGGGCTGGACCCCGAGGGCATCCTCTGGGTCCGCAACCTGATGCGCCGGCTCGCCTCCGAGGGCCGCACCGTCCTCGTCTCCTCGCACCTGATGAGCGAGATGGCGCTGACCGCCGACCACCTGATCGTGATCGGCCGGGGGCGGCTGCTGGCCGATATGGGCACCCAGGAGTTCATCACGCACAACTCGGCCGGATTCGCACGGGTGCGTGCGGCCGACACCGATCCCGATGGCCGGGACTCGCTGGGTACGACCCTCACCAAGGCGGGCGCGCGGGTCCTCCAGGAGCCCGACGGAGCACTGCGCGTGACCGGCCTGGACCTGCCCCGCATCTCGGACCTGGCGCACGAGGCCGGCGTACGGCTGTGGGAGCTGTCACCGCACCGGGCCTCGCTGGAGGAGGCGTACATGCGGATGACCCAGTCCTCCCTGGAGTACACCTCCACCGAGGACCCGCGGGCCGAGCTGTGGGAGCCGGAGCCGCTGACCGTCCCGGCCTGGGAGGACGAGCCGGCCACCCCCGAAATCCCGCAGACGGGCTTCTACGCGCCTCCGCCGCCCGGAGCGGGCGGCCGGCCCTTCCTGATGCCGAGCGACCCCGGCGAGCTCGCGCGGGCCGCCCGGAACACCACCGCAGACAGCCAAGAGGACACCCGATGA
- a CDS encoding ABC transporter permease subunit yields the protein MSSFPAVLKSEWTKIRTVASTIWTLAAALIVTVGISAALCALLNSSFEDMRPEEQATFDPTLTSFAGMTLGQLAMIVFGVLVVGTEYSSGMIRTSLAAVPRRGSFLLGKLLVATGLALVVGLVTSFLSFFLGQAILGDRSIAIDAPNVLRAVIGAGLYMAMIALFSMGVATMLRSSMLALGILMPFFFLVSNILGVVEATRKVAQYFPDQAGSKIMQVVPGAMGSEAPPYGPWGGFGIMALWTLAAVLGGYVVLRKRDA from the coding sequence ATGTCGTCCTTCCCCGCCGTCCTCAAGTCCGAGTGGACCAAGATCCGTACGGTCGCCTCGACCATCTGGACCCTGGCCGCAGCCCTCATCGTCACGGTCGGCATCAGCGCCGCCCTGTGCGCGCTCCTGAACAGTTCCTTCGAGGACATGCGCCCGGAGGAGCAGGCCACCTTCGACCCGACCCTGACCAGCTTCGCCGGGATGACCCTCGGCCAGCTCGCCATGATCGTCTTCGGCGTCCTGGTCGTCGGCACCGAGTACAGCTCGGGCATGATCCGCACCTCGCTGGCCGCCGTGCCCCGGCGCGGCAGCTTCCTCCTCGGCAAGCTCCTCGTGGCGACCGGTCTCGCGCTGGTCGTCGGCCTGGTCACGAGCTTCCTGTCCTTCTTCCTCGGACAGGCCATCCTGGGTGACCGCAGCATCGCCATCGACGCGCCGAACGTCCTGCGCGCGGTGATCGGCGCCGGCCTCTACATGGCGATGATCGCCCTGTTCTCCATGGGTGTGGCCACCATGCTGCGCAGCTCGATGCTCGCGCTCGGCATCCTGATGCCGTTCTTCTTCCTGGTCTCGAACATCCTCGGCGTGGTCGAGGCGACCCGGAAGGTCGCCCAGTACTTCCCGGACCAGGCCGGATCCAAGATCATGCAGGTCGTCCCCGGAGCGATGGGCAGCGAAGCGCCGCCGTACGGACCGTGGGGCGGTTTCGGGATCATGGCCCTGTGGACGCTGGCCGCGGTACTCGGGGGCTACGTCGTCCTCCGCAAGAGGGATGCCTGA
- the scy gene encoding polarized growth protein Scy produces MRGYESQESHQAEADHLSRFEAEMERLKKERGKAVQHAEDLGYQVEVLRAKLHEVRRSLASRPAYDGADMGYQAEQLLRNAQIQADQMRSDAERELRDARAQTQRILQEHAEHQARLQAELHAEAVNRRQRLDQELGERRQTVEAHVNENVAWAEQLRARTESQARRLMEESRAEAEQSLNAARAEAARVAEETRRRIAAEAEASRAETEATLLRARKEAERLLTAASAQAQEATEHAERLRSSTSAEAEQTRQQTLDLGRVAESRVQEADGALREARAAAEKLLAEAKESAARQLASAESVNEQRTRTAKEQVARLVGEATKEAEALKAEAEQSLADSRAEAERLRTEAGEQARTAAAEDTAAQLAKAARTAEDVLNKASEDARATTKAASEEAERIRREAEAEADRLRLQAATTADELKGAAKDDTEEYRARTVELQEEARRLRGEAEQLRAEAVAEGERIRGEARREAVQQIEEAAKTAEELLGKAKADADELRGGANAESERVRAEAVERATTLRRQAEETLERTRAEAERLRADAEEQAEAVRAEADAAALARRAETEQALAAKRAEADEELVRLHTDAESRLGTAEQTLRDARTAAENIRRETGEETDRLRAESAERIRTLQTQSEAEADQLRTDAAQDAGRVRAEAEQVAVRLRGEAEAEAERVRSEAQETADRLRAEAKAAAERIAEEGAEALAAAQEEAARRRRESEETLASARTDAENERAQAREQSEELLAAARKRSEEAQAEAARLTEEAERRASELVAAAEATAQQVRDSVAGLHEQAEEEVAGLRSAAEHAAERTRTEAGEEAERVRGDAYEERERATEDANRIRSEARAETDAAKALAERTVGDAIAEAEQLRGDTAEYAQRVRTEATDALAASERDAARTRADARDDANRIRSEASAAADATRAEAGGTLDEARAEANRLRTEAAEQADRLITEAASEADRLTEETRAANEATVAEATAKAERLTSQAADTLAAAERDAARVLVDARTEGDRLVDETRAANELTVGEAAEEAERLRAEAARALDDARAEGGRIIGEATAEADRVTVAANETLASAEREAEQTLDEARAEGNRLRTEAAGQADRLITEATAEAEKLTAQTRKDTERTVGEAANEAERLRAEASEALSSAQEHATRTRSEAERVKADAAGEAERMRAQARTESERLLDEAREEANKRRTEAAEQVDRLITESAAEADKLTGDAQKQALASTTAAEEQADAMVDAARKEAARITSEATVEGNSLVEKARTDANELLVGARTDASAIRERAEELRGRVEAEVEELHERARRESAEQMKSAGERVDKLVRAATEQSVEAEAKAKELVSDASSEASKVRIAAVRKAEALLKEAEQKKAELAREAENALAQAKAEAERLVEEGRRELEVLVRRREDIQAEISRVQDVLEALESFEAPSGGGKPVVGGQGAGGVKAGAAAGSTRSGGKTSEG; encoded by the coding sequence GTGCGGGGCTACGAAAGCCAGGAGAGCCATCAGGCCGAGGCCGACCATCTCTCGCGCTTCGAGGCCGAGATGGAGCGGCTGAAGAAGGAGCGCGGGAAGGCCGTCCAGCACGCTGAGGACCTGGGATACCAGGTCGAGGTGCTGCGCGCCAAGCTCCACGAGGTACGCCGATCTCTGGCGTCCCGCCCCGCCTACGACGGCGCGGACATGGGGTACCAGGCGGAGCAGCTGCTTCGCAATGCCCAGATCCAGGCCGACCAGATGCGCTCCGACGCCGAGCGCGAGCTGCGCGACGCCCGGGCGCAGACCCAGCGCATCCTCCAGGAGCACGCCGAACACCAGGCGCGCCTCCAGGCCGAGCTGCACGCCGAGGCCGTCAACCGGCGCCAGCGCCTGGACCAGGAGCTGGGCGAACGCCGCCAGACCGTCGAGGCGCACGTCAACGAGAACGTGGCCTGGGCCGAGCAGCTGCGCGCCCGTACGGAGTCCCAGGCGCGCCGGCTCATGGAGGAGTCCCGCGCCGAGGCCGAGCAGTCCCTGAACGCGGCCCGTGCCGAGGCCGCCCGGGTCGCCGAGGAGACCCGGCGCCGGATCGCCGCCGAAGCCGAGGCCTCCCGTGCGGAGACCGAGGCCACCCTGCTGCGCGCCCGCAAGGAGGCCGAGCGGCTGCTGACCGCCGCCTCGGCGCAGGCCCAGGAGGCCACCGAGCACGCGGAGCGGCTGCGCTCCAGCACCTCCGCCGAGGCGGAGCAGACCCGGCAGCAGACCCTTGACCTCGGCCGGGTGGCCGAGTCCCGTGTGCAGGAGGCCGACGGCGCGCTGCGCGAGGCCCGCGCCGCGGCCGAGAAGCTGCTCGCGGAGGCCAAGGAGAGCGCCGCCCGGCAGCTCGCCTCGGCGGAGTCCGTCAACGAGCAGCGCACCCGTACCGCCAAGGAGCAGGTGGCGCGGCTGGTCGGCGAGGCCACCAAGGAGGCCGAGGCCCTCAAGGCGGAGGCCGAGCAGTCCCTGGCCGACTCCCGCGCGGAGGCCGAGCGGCTGCGCACCGAGGCCGGCGAGCAGGCCCGTACGGCCGCGGCCGAGGACACCGCGGCGCAGCTGGCGAAGGCGGCCCGCACCGCCGAGGACGTACTGAACAAGGCCTCGGAGGACGCCCGGGCCACCACGAAGGCGGCGTCCGAGGAGGCCGAGCGGATCCGCCGCGAGGCGGAGGCCGAGGCCGACCGGCTGCGCCTCCAGGCGGCGACCACGGCCGACGAGCTCAAGGGCGCCGCGAAGGACGACACCGAGGAGTACCGGGCCCGTACGGTCGAACTCCAGGAGGAGGCCCGGCGGCTGCGCGGCGAGGCCGAGCAGCTGCGCGCCGAGGCCGTCGCCGAGGGCGAGCGGATCCGCGGCGAGGCCCGCCGCGAGGCGGTCCAGCAGATCGAGGAGGCGGCCAAGACCGCCGAGGAACTCCTCGGCAAGGCCAAGGCGGACGCGGACGAGCTGCGCGGCGGGGCCAACGCCGAGAGCGAGCGGGTCCGCGCCGAGGCCGTCGAGCGGGCCACCACCCTGCGCCGGCAGGCCGAGGAGACCCTGGAGCGGACCCGCGCCGAGGCGGAGCGGCTGCGCGCCGACGCCGAGGAGCAGGCGGAGGCCGTACGGGCCGAGGCCGACGCGGCGGCGCTCGCCCGGCGTGCGGAGACCGAGCAGGCGCTGGCCGCCAAGCGCGCGGAGGCCGACGAGGAACTCGTACGCCTGCACACCGACGCCGAGAGCCGGCTGGGCACGGCCGAGCAGACCCTGCGCGACGCCCGGACGGCGGCGGAGAACATCCGCCGGGAGACCGGCGAGGAGACCGACCGGCTGCGCGCCGAGTCGGCGGAGCGGATCCGTACCCTCCAGACGCAGTCCGAGGCCGAGGCCGACCAGCTGCGCACCGACGCGGCCCAGGACGCCGGGCGGGTGCGCGCGGAGGCCGAGCAGGTCGCCGTGCGGCTGCGCGGCGAGGCCGAGGCCGAGGCGGAGCGGGTGCGCTCCGAGGCGCAGGAGACCGCGGACCGGCTGCGCGCGGAGGCGAAGGCGGCGGCCGAGCGGATCGCCGAGGAGGGCGCGGAGGCGCTGGCCGCCGCGCAGGAGGAGGCCGCCCGGCGTCGCCGGGAGTCCGAGGAGACCCTGGCGTCGGCGCGTACCGACGCCGAGAACGAGCGGGCGCAGGCCCGCGAGCAGAGCGAGGAGCTGCTGGCCGCGGCCCGCAAGCGCTCCGAGGAGGCGCAGGCCGAGGCGGCCCGCCTGACCGAGGAGGCCGAGCGGCGCGCCTCGGAGCTGGTGGCGGCGGCGGAAGCCACCGCCCAGCAGGTACGGGACTCCGTGGCGGGTCTGCACGAGCAGGCCGAGGAGGAGGTCGCCGGACTGCGCAGCGCGGCCGAGCACGCGGCGGAGCGCACCCGGACCGAGGCCGGGGAAGAGGCCGAGCGGGTCCGCGGCGACGCGTACGAGGAGCGGGAGCGGGCCACCGAGGACGCCAACCGGATCCGCAGCGAGGCGCGTGCGGAGACGGACGCGGCGAAGGCGCTGGCGGAGCGGACGGTCGGCGACGCGATCGCCGAGGCGGAGCAGCTGCGCGGCGACACGGCGGAGTACGCGCAGCGGGTGCGTACCGAGGCCACGGACGCGCTGGCGGCGTCGGAGCGGGACGCGGCCCGTACCAGGGCGGACGCCCGGGACGACGCAAACCGGATCCGCAGCGAGGCGTCGGCCGCGGCCGACGCCACCCGTGCCGAGGCGGGCGGCACGCTCGACGAGGCGCGCGCCGAGGCGAACCGGCTGCGGACCGAGGCCGCCGAGCAGGCGGACCGGCTCATCACCGAGGCCGCTTCGGAGGCGGACCGGCTCACCGAGGAGACCCGGGCGGCGAACGAGGCGACGGTCGCCGAGGCGACGGCGAAGGCCGAGCGGCTCACCTCTCAGGCGGCGGACACCCTGGCCGCGGCCGAGCGGGACGCCGCGAGGGTTCTGGTCGACGCCCGTACCGAGGGCGACCGGCTGGTCGACGAAACCCGTGCGGCCAACGAGCTCACGGTCGGCGAGGCCGCCGAGGAGGCCGAGCGGCTGCGCGCCGAGGCGGCGCGGGCCCTGGACGACGCCCGGGCGGAGGGCGGCCGGATCATCGGCGAGGCCACTGCGGAGGCGGACCGCGTCACGGTAGCGGCGAACGAGACCCTGGCGAGCGCCGAGCGGGAGGCCGAGCAGACGCTGGACGAGGCGCGCGCCGAGGGCAACCGGCTGCGGACCGAGGCCGCCGGGCAGGCGGACCGGCTCATCACCGAGGCCACGGCCGAGGCCGAGAAGCTCACCGCGCAGACGCGCAAGGACACCGAGCGCACGGTCGGCGAGGCCGCGAACGAGGCGGAGCGGCTGCGCGCGGAGGCGTCGGAGGCGCTGTCCTCGGCCCAGGAGCACGCGACCCGTACCCGGTCGGAGGCCGAGCGGGTCAAGGCGGACGCCGCGGGCGAGGCGGAGCGCATGCGCGCGCAGGCCCGTACGGAGTCCGAGCGGCTGCTGGACGAGGCGCGCGAGGAGGCCAACAAGCGCCGTACCGAGGCCGCCGAGCAGGTCGACCGGCTCATCACGGAGTCCGCGGCGGAGGCCGACAAGCTCACCGGCGACGCACAGAAGCAGGCTCTGGCATCCACCACGGCCGCCGAGGAGCAGGCCGACGCGATGGTGGACGCGGCCCGCAAGGAAGCCGCGCGGATCACCTCGGAGGCGACCGTCGAGGGCAACTCCCTGGTGGAGAAGGCCCGTACGGACGCCAACGAGCTGCTGGTCGGGGCGCGTACGGACGCGTCGGCCATAAGGGAGCGGGCGGAGGAGCTGCGCGGCCGGGTCGAGGCCGAGGTCGAGGAGCTGCACGAGCGGGCCCGCCGGGAGTCGGCCGAGCAGATGAAGTCGGCCGGCGAGCGGGTCGACAAGCTGGTGCGGGCGGCGACCGAGCAGAGCGTCGAGGCCGAGGCGAAGGCCAAGGAGCTGGTGTCGGACGCGAGCAGCGAGGCGAGCAAGGTCCGCATCGCGGCGGTGCGCAAGGCCGAGGCGCTCCTGAAGGAGGCCGAGCAGAAGAAGGCCGAGCTGGCCCGCGAGGCGGAGAACGCCCTCGCCCAGGCGAAGGCGGAGGCCGAACGGCTCGTCGAGGAGGGCCGCCGCGAGCTGGAGGTCCTGGTGCGCCGTCGCGAGGACATTCAGGCGGAGATCTCCCGTGTCCAGGACGTTCTTGAGGCGTTGGAATCATTCGAGGCGCCTTCGGGCGGCGGAAAGCCCGTGGTCGGCGGCCAGGGCGCGGGGGGCGTGAAGGCCGGCGCGGCAGCGGGGTCCACCCGATCGGGTGGCAAGACGTCAGAGGGCTAG
- a CDS encoding LLM class flavin-dependent oxidoreductase translates to MRVGAFVLAAQFPGQGQGEALHRAVRTAEVAEEAGLDSVWLAEHHFVPYGVCPSAVTLAALLLGRTRRLRVGTAVSVLPSTHPVALGEQAALLHLTSGGRFTLGVGRGGPWVDLEVFGGGLDAYENGFPEALDLLRRWLSEARVGAAGERFGFREVAVVPRPSEALDGDGAGPEVIVACTSPSSVRMAAQRGLPMLLGMHCGDEEKAGMVALWRATALEAGHSGEYVAGAGHVSAGVCQLADRTAEARETLMKALPGWLRQGLDAHVTVDGRVRAMRDPVAYTELLCDLHPVGTPELAADRLAATSERTGITRFALLTEGSGDLAATEENVRRLGTEVLPRLG, encoded by the coding sequence ATGCGCGTAGGAGCGTTTGTACTGGCGGCCCAGTTCCCGGGTCAGGGACAGGGAGAGGCACTGCACCGTGCGGTGCGGACCGCCGAGGTGGCCGAAGAGGCCGGGCTCGACTCGGTCTGGCTCGCCGAACACCACTTCGTCCCGTACGGCGTCTGCCCCTCGGCGGTGACCCTGGCGGCCCTGCTGCTGGGCCGGACCCGGCGCCTTCGGGTGGGCACGGCGGTCAGCGTGCTGCCGAGCACGCACCCGGTGGCCCTCGGCGAGCAGGCGGCGCTGCTGCACCTGACCTCGGGCGGGCGGTTCACCCTCGGGGTGGGCCGGGGCGGGCCGTGGGTCGACCTGGAGGTCTTCGGGGGCGGCCTGGACGCGTACGAGAACGGCTTCCCGGAAGCCCTGGACCTGCTGCGGCGCTGGCTGTCGGAGGCGCGGGTGGGGGCCGCCGGCGAGCGGTTCGGCTTCCGCGAGGTGGCCGTCGTACCGCGGCCGTCGGAGGCCCTGGACGGGGACGGGGCGGGCCCGGAGGTCATCGTGGCCTGCACCTCTCCCTCGTCGGTACGGATGGCCGCGCAGCGGGGCTTGCCCATGCTGCTGGGCATGCACTGCGGGGACGAGGAAAAGGCCGGGATGGTCGCGCTGTGGCGGGCCACGGCGCTGGAGGCGGGCCACTCCGGGGAGTACGTGGCCGGCGCGGGCCACGTCTCCGCCGGGGTCTGCCAGCTGGCGGACCGTACGGCGGAGGCGCGCGAGACGCTGATGAAGGCGCTGCCGGGCTGGCTCAGGCAGGGTCTGGACGCGCATGTGACGGTGGACGGCCGGGTGCGCGCGATGCGGGACCCGGTCGCGTACACGGAACTCCTGTGCGATCTGCACCCGGTGGGCACCCCTGAGCTGGCGGCGGACCGGCTGGCGGCCACCTCCGAGCGAACCGGCATCACGCGCTTCGCCCTCCTGACGGAGGGCTCGGGCGATCTCGCCGCGACGGAGGAGAACGTACGGCGCCTCGGCACCGAAGTCCTGCCCCGTCTCGGCTGA
- a CDS encoding ATP/GTP-binding protein, with amino-acid sequence MSPRHNRPRGGETPDERPSTGLDRYGLERTEEYQGEEWKVRHVAGASAAGKRYRCPGCDQEIPSGTPHLVAWPEYGGVDDRRHWHKACWNAKDRRTSKVQRSRNAPRY; translated from the coding sequence GTGTCACCGCGCCACAACCGCCCCAGGGGCGGCGAGACTCCGGACGAACGCCCCAGCACCGGCCTCGACCGCTACGGGCTGGAGCGCACGGAGGAGTACCAGGGCGAGGAGTGGAAGGTCCGGCACGTCGCGGGCGCGAGCGCGGCGGGCAAGCGCTACCGCTGCCCGGGCTGCGACCAGGAGATCCCCTCCGGGACCCCGCACCTGGTGGCCTGGCCGGAGTACGGCGGCGTGGACGACCGGCGCCACTGGCACAAGGCCTGCTGGAACGCGAAGGACCGCCGCACCTCGAAGGTGCAGCGGTCCCGTAACGCGCCCAGGTACTAG
- a CDS encoding cellulose-binding protein: MSDTSSPFGFELVRRGYDRGQVDDRITKLVSDRDSALGRINSLEKRIEELHLETQNAQAQVNDAEPSYAGLGARVEKILRLAEEEAKDLREEARRAAEQHRELAESAAQQVRNDAESFAADRKTKAEDEGVRIVEKAKGDASTLRAEAQKDAASKREEADALFEETRAKAAQAAADFETNLAKRREQSERDLASRQAKAEKRLAEIEHRAEQLRLEAEKLRTDAERRARQTVETAQRQAEDIVADANAKADRIRSESERELAALTNRRDSINAQLTNVREMLATLTGAAVAAANPIVDDEPVTRGVPAQQSR, encoded by the coding sequence ATGAGCGACACTTCCTCCCCCTTCGGCTTCGAGCTCGTGCGGCGTGGTTACGACCGTGGTCAGGTGGACGACCGCATTACCAAGCTGGTCTCCGACCGCGACAGCGCCCTTGGACGTATCAACTCTCTGGAAAAGCGGATCGAGGAGTTGCACCTCGAGACGCAGAACGCCCAGGCCCAGGTGAACGACGCCGAGCCGTCGTACGCCGGCCTCGGCGCCCGGGTCGAGAAGATCCTTCGGCTGGCCGAGGAGGAGGCGAAGGACCTGCGCGAGGAGGCCCGTCGCGCGGCCGAGCAGCACCGCGAGCTGGCCGAGTCGGCCGCCCAGCAGGTGCGCAACGACGCCGAGTCGTTCGCCGCCGACCGCAAGACGAAGGCGGAGGACGAGGGCGTCCGCATCGTCGAGAAGGCCAAGGGCGACGCCTCCACCCTGCGTGCCGAGGCCCAGAAGGACGCGGCCTCCAAGCGCGAGGAGGCCGACGCGCTGTTCGAGGAGACCCGCGCCAAGGCCGCCCAGGCCGCCGCGGACTTCGAGACCAACCTGGCCAAGCGCCGTGAGCAGTCCGAGCGCGACCTGGCCTCGCGTCAGGCCAAGGCCGAGAAGCGCCTCGCGGAGATCGAGCACCGCGCGGAGCAGCTGCGCCTGGAGGCCGAGAAGCTGCGTACCGACGCGGAGCGCCGTGCCCGCCAGACCGTGGAGACCGCGCAGCGCCAGGCCGAGGACATCGTGGCCGACGCCAACGCCAAGGCGGACCGCATCCGCAGCGAGTCCGAGCGCGAGCTGGCGGCGCTCACCAACCGCCGCGACTCCATCAATGCGCAGCTGACCAACGTCCGCGAGATGCTGGCGACGCTGACCGGTGCGGCGGTCGCGGCCGCCAACCCGATCGTCGACGACGAGCCGGTCACCCGCGGCGTTCCGGCCCAGCAGAGCCGCTAG
- a CDS encoding ABC transporter ATP-binding protein, with amino-acid sequence MIELEGLTKRFGAKTAVDNLSFQVRPGVVTGFLGPNGAGKSTTMRMMLDLDNPTSGTVRIDGKHYRDLPEPLKYIGALLDAKSMHGGRSAYNNLLCLAESNRIPKRRVAEVLDLVGLTPVAKKKSKGFSLGMGQRLGIASALLGDPEILMFDEPVNGLDPEGILWIRNLMKGLASEGRTIFVSSHLMSEMALTADHLVVIGQGKLLADLSMADFIHQNSRSYVRLRSPQQERLKDVLHEAGIDAISVPATGVLEIDGVGPERLGELAAQHQIVLHELSPQRASLEEAFMRMTADSVEYHAHGMPGALGAPGGPAGMAADNPARPADVPAWGAGSGFEAQRKGGE; translated from the coding sequence ATGATCGAGCTTGAGGGCCTTACCAAACGATTCGGCGCGAAGACCGCCGTGGACAACCTCAGCTTCCAGGTCAGACCGGGGGTGGTGACCGGCTTCCTCGGCCCCAACGGGGCGGGCAAGTCGACGACCATGCGCATGATGCTCGACCTCGACAATCCGACCAGCGGTACGGTCCGGATCGACGGGAAGCACTACCGGGACCTGCCGGAGCCACTGAAATACATCGGAGCGCTGCTCGACGCCAAGTCCATGCACGGTGGACGCAGCGCCTACAACAACCTGCTCTGCCTCGCCGAGTCGAACCGGATCCCAAAGCGGCGGGTCGCCGAGGTCCTGGACCTGGTCGGGCTGACGCCCGTGGCGAAGAAGAAGTCCAAAGGATTTTCACTGGGCATGGGACAGCGGCTGGGAATCGCCTCCGCGCTGCTCGGTGATCCGGAAATCCTGATGTTCGACGAACCCGTCAATGGTCTGGACCCCGAGGGAATTCTCTGGATCAGGAATTTGATGAAGGGGCTGGCGTCGGAGGGCAGGACGATCTTCGTCTCCTCCCATCTCATGAGTGAAATGGCGCTGACGGCAGACCATTTGGTGGTCATCGGACAGGGAAAGCTGCTGGCAGACCTGTCGATGGCTGATTTCATCCACCAGAACTCGCGCAGCTACGTCCGGCTGCGCTCCCCTCAGCAGGAGCGGCTCAAGGACGTCCTGCACGAGGCGGGGATCGACGCCATCAGCGTCCCGGCCACCGGCGTGCTGGAGATCGACGGCGTGGGCCCGGAGCGGCTCGGCGAGCTGGCGGCCCAGCACCAGATCGTGCTGCACGAACTCAGCCCGCAACGGGCTTCACTGGAGGAAGCGTTCATGCGCATGACGGCGGACTCCGTCGAGTACCACGCCCACGGCATGCCGGGTGCCCTGGGGGCACCGGGCGGGCCGGCCGGCATGGCCGCCGACAACCCGGCCCGGCCGGCCGACGTGCCCGCCTGGGGCGCCGGTTCCGGCTTCGAGGCGCAGCGCAAGGGCGGCGAGTGA